The nucleotide sequence GGTCGTGTCTTCGGACCTGCTGATGCTCGTGATCAGCCAGGTCTTCCGTGGCGTGGGGATCGCGATCGTCGGGGCGGCCGGCATCCGCTACTTCCAGGACCTCCTCGCCCCGGCGACCGGTCGCGCCACCACGCTCTTCGCCAACGCGTCCACAGCCGGCCTCCTGGTGTCCGGAATCCTGACCGGCGTGGCAGTCGAGCACGTCGGCTACCGGACGACCCTGCTCCTCTGCGGGGTGGCGGCTGCGCTCGGCGGGGCGGCCTTCACCCTCGGTTCCGCCGGGCCGACAGCCGGCACGCGGGAACGGTGTGCAGCGGCGCCAGATCGCGTCGACCAGGCCCGGTGAGCGGCGGAGGTCACCCTCACGCGCGGCGTGGGAGCGGGTAGCGTCGGCGGAGCACAACGATGCTCGTGGCCGCCGGCCTGGTTGATGCTGTTTCGCGCCGGCGTGGTCACGACGGACCGGGGGAGCGCATGCAGACTCGCACGGATCTCATCGAGGACCTGATGGGGCGGTTCCCGCACATCCCGCGGGAGGCGGTCATCAAGGAGGACCTGCTGCGTGGCGGCATGGCCTTCGACGACTCGGCGCTGACCGACAACGAGAACGGCGACGTCAAACCGAAGTCGTACTTCATCTTCTCCTTCGACCATCGGACCTTGCCGGAGCTGGGCACCGCGGCTCTGCGCCGGCCACCGGAGGAGATCGTGCTCACCGGCGGCCCGTACGGGTTGCGGCGCACCGTCGTTTCGGTACGCGTCAATCCCGACTCGCCGTACCGGGTGAAGGACGACGGAAGCGGCGCCCTGCAGCTGTTCCTGGACGACCGGCCGATCGCGTACGTCGGTCTGCCACCGATGCCGGAGTACTACCGGCACCGCCTCGCCAACGGCAAGTCGGTCATGGAGGTCGCGCCGACGATCCAATGGGGCTACCTCGTTTACCTGACCGTGTTCCGGGTGTGCCAGTACTTCGGCGCCAAGGAGGAGTGCCAGTACTGCGACATCAACCACAACTGGCGCCAGCACAAGGCGGCCGGCCGGCCGTACACCGGGGTCAAGCCGATCGACGAGGTGCTGGAGGCGATGGAGATCATCGACCGGTACGACACGGCCGGGGCCTCGCGCGCGTACACCCTCACCGGCGGCAGCGTCACCTCGAAGGTCGACGGGCTGGCCGAGGCGGATTTCTACGGGCGCTACGCCAAGGCCATCGAGGAGCGGTTCCCGGGCCGGTGGATCGGCAAGGTCGTCGCCCAGGCGCTACCGAAGGACGATGTGCAGCGCTTCCACGACTACGGCATCCGCATCTACCACCCGAACTACGAGGTGTGGGACAAGCGGCTCTTCGAGCTCTACTGCCCTGGCAAGGAGCGGTACGTCGGACGCGAGGAGTGGCATCGCCGGATCCTCGACTCCGCCGACGTCTTCGGGCCGCGCAACGTGATCCCGAACTTCGTCGCCGGGGTCGAGATGGCCGCCCCGTACGGATTCGCGACGGTTGACGAGGCGATCGATTCGACCGCCGAGGGCCTCGAATATTTCATGTCCCGCGGTATCACCCCGCGGTTCACCACCTGGTGCCCGGAACCCACGACGCCGCTGGGCCGCACGAACCCGCACGGTGCCCCGCTGGAGTACCACATCCGCCTGCTGGAGGTCTACCGGGCGACGATGGAGGCAAACGGGCTGTCCAGCCCGCCGGGCTACGGCCCGCCCGGTGCGGGCAACGCGGTCTTCTCGGTCAGCTCCTTCATGGACAGCCTCCCGGCCGAGGAAAGCCCGGCAGCCACCCCGGCGTAGCCGTCCTCGGGGGGAGTGCTCGGCGGACCTACGGCACACGTGTCCGCGCAGGCACTCCTGCCCGTGGCGGCGTCAGCTGCTGGCGGTGACCGATGAC is from Micromonospora terminaliae and encodes:
- a CDS encoding radical SAM protein, with amino-acid sequence MQTRTDLIEDLMGRFPHIPREAVIKEDLLRGGMAFDDSALTDNENGDVKPKSYFIFSFDHRTLPELGTAALRRPPEEIVLTGGPYGLRRTVVSVRVNPDSPYRVKDDGSGALQLFLDDRPIAYVGLPPMPEYYRHRLANGKSVMEVAPTIQWGYLVYLTVFRVCQYFGAKEECQYCDINHNWRQHKAAGRPYTGVKPIDEVLEAMEIIDRYDTAGASRAYTLTGGSVTSKVDGLAEADFYGRYAKAIEERFPGRWIGKVVAQALPKDDVQRFHDYGIRIYHPNYEVWDKRLFELYCPGKERYVGREEWHRRILDSADVFGPRNVIPNFVAGVEMAAPYGFATVDEAIDSTAEGLEYFMSRGITPRFTTWCPEPTTPLGRTNPHGAPLEYHIRLLEVYRATMEANGLSSPPGYGPPGAGNAVFSVSSFMDSLPAEESPAATPA